In a single window of the Acidobacteriota bacterium genome:
- a CDS encoding HD domain-containing protein — protein MIPPFEINPEIVRLARHLRRRGGRALLVGGVVRDLLRGHASKDYDLEVYGLPLDRLEAALSELGEVIAVGRAFGVLKVKGIDADFSIPRRDSKTGRGHRGFIVELDPELDFETAARRRDLTVNSIAYDPLTGEILDPYDGRRDLERGILRATDSQTFSEDSLRALRVAQFRARLEMEPDDELVSLCASLDLSDLAGERVFEELRKLLLRARRPSLGFEFLENTGLLRFFPELEAMVGVPQDPEWHPEGTVWEHTLLVLDEAAALRQGDPEVDLPLMFGALCHDIGKPATTAERGGHIVSPGHDEEGAEPTVRMLGRLRAAHRLTDQVVALVRFHLAPGLLPRNGAKPKAYRRLTRKLAAAEIDYRLLYRLARADHFGRTTPDALARHFPAGDEFLDQMEAVGQAETVAQDVVLGRHLLARGFEPGPEIGRLLAACRDVQDETGWSDPQRILDQVLERRGEDS, from the coding sequence ATGATTCCCCCCTTCGAAATCAACCCGGAGATCGTCCGTCTCGCCCGCCATCTGCGCCGCCGTGGCGGTCGAGCCCTGTTGGTGGGTGGGGTGGTGCGGGATCTGCTCCGGGGCCACGCTTCCAAGGACTACGACCTGGAGGTCTATGGGCTGCCTCTGGATCGGCTGGAGGCGGCCCTCTCCGAGCTCGGCGAGGTGATCGCCGTGGGCCGCGCCTTCGGGGTGCTCAAGGTCAAAGGCATCGACGCCGATTTCTCCATCCCCCGCCGGGACTCCAAGACCGGCCGCGGCCACCGCGGCTTCATCGTCGAGCTGGATCCGGAGCTCGACTTCGAGACCGCCGCCCGGCGCCGCGATCTCACCGTCAACAGCATCGCCTACGATCCCCTCACCGGCGAGATCCTCGACCCCTACGACGGCCGGCGGGATCTGGAGCGGGGGATCCTGCGGGCGACGGATTCTCAGACCTTCTCGGAGGACTCCCTGCGCGCCCTGCGGGTGGCGCAGTTCCGGGCGCGGTTGGAGATGGAGCCCGACGACGAGTTGGTGAGCCTGTGTGCCAGCCTGGATCTATCCGACCTGGCTGGCGAGCGGGTCTTCGAAGAGCTCCGCAAGCTGCTGCTCAGGGCCCGCCGGCCGTCCCTGGGTTTCGAATTCCTCGAGAACACCGGCCTGCTGCGCTTTTTCCCGGAGTTGGAGGCGATGGTGGGAGTGCCTCAGGACCCGGAGTGGCATCCCGAGGGCACCGTGTGGGAGCACACGCTGCTGGTGCTGGACGAGGCGGCGGCGCTGCGTCAGGGAGATCCGGAGGTGGATCTGCCGCTGATGTTCGGGGCCCTGTGCCACGACATCGGCAAGCCCGCCACTACCGCCGAGCGGGGTGGCCACATCGTTTCCCCCGGCCACGACGAGGAGGGCGCGGAGCCCACCGTCCGAATGCTCGGGCGGCTGCGCGCCGCTCACCGCCTGACCGACCAGGTGGTGGCCCTGGTGCGTTTTCATCTGGCGCCGGGCCTGCTGCCCAGGAACGGCGCCAAGCCCAAGGCCTATCGCCGGCTGACCCGCAAGCTGGCGGCGGCGGAGATCGACTACCGTCTGCTCTATCGTCTGGCGCGGGCGGATCACTTCGGCCGCACCACCCCCGACGCCCTGGCGCGCCATTTCCCCGCCGGCGACGAGTTCCTGGACCAAATGGAGGCTGTGGGACAGGCGGAAACCGTGGCCCAAGACGTGGTGTTGGGGCGCCATCTGCTGGCCCGGGGCTTCGAGCCCGGTCCCGAGATCGGCCGGCTCCTGGCGGCGTGCCGAGACGTTCAGGACGAGACCGGCTGGAGCGATCCCCAGAGGATTCTCGATCAGGTCTTGGAGCGTAGGGGAGAGGATTCGTGA
- a CDS encoding tetratricopeptide repeat protein → MTGHKQRNASPLFEALDQELRRRPYGTISAMERALGWSTGWWHGRIRAGDVSTRHMLAILDFLGLDPVAFVRRQVGSSHGLELDRPLGEAPEIVDRAWERFRSGEEGPGVGATFLQSLDRKRYTDPAGTLSLAEGAVSMVELELLPQLLGVAGSSLRHLWRLEEAASIIHCGLELAAASDDVAALGSLLQRMGYVVAATGDLEEALRLADAAATHFLRTGQHRALGPALIDRGIWLYNLGRYEESIQIHSAALELLAEEQARNRITGLEYKALCYRELGDFDLAQEYLRQARAEPGEAAVWAKPKLDWFEGQLLCALGEYDRAAELLEAASVHFRQNHLGEAAMISCDLIRARLLQRHYAEAYQAAQEMLVLLEPLRNNKVISAAIADMLRNGQAGLTLALVEEASSNIANLRQHRLEWRRLRVTS, encoded by the coding sequence GTGACAGGGCATAAGCAGCGGAATGCGTCCCCGCTCTTCGAGGCTCTGGACCAGGAGCTGCGGCGCCGGCCCTACGGCACCATCAGCGCCATGGAGCGAGCCTTGGGTTGGTCCACGGGATGGTGGCACGGCCGTATTCGCGCTGGCGACGTCAGCACCCGTCACATGCTGGCGATCCTGGATTTTCTCGGCCTGGACCCGGTGGCCTTCGTGCGGCGGCAGGTGGGTTCCTCTCACGGTTTGGAGCTCGATCGGCCTCTCGGCGAGGCGCCGGAGATCGTCGACCGTGCCTGGGAACGCTTCCGCTCCGGGGAAGAAGGCCCCGGGGTTGGAGCGACCTTTCTACAGAGTCTGGACCGCAAGCGGTATACGGATCCCGCGGGAACCCTGAGCCTCGCTGAAGGTGCGGTCTCGATGGTGGAGCTCGAGCTTCTGCCGCAGCTGCTGGGAGTTGCGGGTTCGAGCTTGCGGCATCTCTGGAGGCTTGAAGAAGCGGCTTCGATCATCCATTGCGGCCTAGAATTGGCAGCTGCCAGCGATGACGTGGCCGCTTTGGGCTCCTTGCTGCAGCGCATGGGCTATGTCGTTGCAGCCACGGGAGACCTTGAAGAAGCGCTCCGTCTGGCCGACGCTGCCGCCACACACTTCTTGCGCACGGGGCAGCATCGAGCCCTAGGCCCGGCCCTCATCGACCGGGGCATTTGGCTTTACAACCTGGGGCGCTACGAGGAGTCCATTCAGATTCACTCGGCCGCTCTGGAGCTGCTCGCTGAGGAGCAGGCGCGCAATCGCATCACAGGGTTGGAGTACAAAGCGCTTTGTTATCGAGAGCTGGGAGACTTCGATTTGGCACAGGAGTATCTCCGGCAGGCGCGCGCGGAGCCCGGGGAGGCAGCCGTTTGGGCCAAACCGAAACTGGATTGGTTCGAGGGGCAGCTGCTTTGTGCCTTGGGAGAATACGATCGCGCCGCCGAGCTCCTCGAAGCCGCCTCGGTGCATTTCCGGCAGAATCATCTCGGTGAGGCAGCGATGATCAGCTGCGACCTGATTCGTGCGCGGCTCCTCCAGAGACACTACGCGGAGGCGTACCAAGCCGCTCAGGAAATGCTCGTATTGCTCGAGCCTCTCCGCAACAACAAGGTAATCTCTGCTGCCATTGCCGATATGCTCCGCAACGGCCAGGCGGGGCTGACGCTAGCTCTCGTCGAAGAGGCGAGCTCGAATATCGCGAACTTGCGCCAGCACCGCCTGGAGTGGAGGAGGCTCAGGGTCACCTCCTAG